The following are from one region of the Vitis riparia cultivar Riparia Gloire de Montpellier isolate 1030 chromosome 9, EGFV_Vit.rip_1.0, whole genome shotgun sequence genome:
- the LOC117922159 gene encoding uncharacterized protein LOC117922159: MEKPPTPSAISSQPPPRTQKRKLPTPKELIAHYESQGMEPQEASLKVIDDLQTALFRVISSGRGKKDRFTMDASRKLDTANARLAILEMKLDSKPGYPQTLALGVASAGIASALPHVFGAFSQIWSSVSSASK; encoded by the coding sequence ATGGAAAAACCACCAACTCCATCGGCCATCTCCTCTCAACCACCGCCACGAACACAGAAGCGAAAGCTCCCAACCCCAAAAGAGCTCATCGCCCACTACGAATCCCAGGGCATGGAACCTCAAGAAGCCTCCCTCAAAGTCATTGACGACCTCCAAACCGCCCTCTTCAGAGTCATCTCCTCCGGCCGAGGCAAGAAGGACCGGTTCACGATGGACGCGTCTCGGAAGCTCGACACCGCCAACGCCCGCCTCGCCATTCTCGAAATGAAGCTTGATTCCAAGCCTGGATACCCCCAAACCCTAGCCCTGGGGGTCGCTTCCGCCGGAATCGCCTCCGCGTTGCCTCACGTGTTTGGGGCTTTCTCTCAGATTTGGAGTTCTGTTAGTAGTGCCagtaagtga
- the LOC117922158 gene encoding uncharacterized protein LOC117922158 isoform X2 yields the protein MAVVGSGMQHIAVYGYGCGLNRKPPSLLTFRIHCSSDSKPTRGFGPQPPERDNKMSKSTTSKEGKGGVLQQRKSTSKQSGSVPTQAPGLSSRSGGKSNDAAIDLEFEERLEAVRSDSPSEEATVVSKKLSEEEKATLQARLQQYEATLSSSPKDQTALEAAAVTLVELGEYTRAASLLEDFVKEKPNDPEAFRLLGEVKFALKDYEGSAAAYRSYAKVSETVDFEVLRGHTNALLAAKKPDEAVQVLLASRERLNKEKSSNLNIKSDSGTKETESLEVDPVQVELLLGKAYSDWGHISDAVSVYDQLISSHPEDFRGYLAKGIILKENGNIGDAERMFIQARFFAPEKAKSFVDRYSRK from the exons ATGGCGGTTGTAGGAAGTGGAATGCAACACATAGCCGTCTATGGCTATGGTTGTGGCCTTAATCGCAAGCCCCCTTCTCTCCTCACCTTTCGAATTCACTGCTCTTCTGATTCCAAGCCCACCCGTGGCTTTGGCCCTCAGCCTCCTGAACGGGACAACAAG ATGAGCAAATCCACCACTTCAAAGGAGGGCAAGGGTGGGGTGTTGCAACAAAG GAAATCTACATCTAAACAATCTGGCTCTGTACCGACTC AGGCACCTGGTCTAAGTTCTCGATCTGGTGGAAAATCTAATGATGCTGCCATAGATCTTGAGTTTGAAGAACGGCTGGAAGCAGTTAGAAG TGATAGTCCTAGTGAGGAAGCTACTGTGGTCAGTAAGAAACTgtcagaagaagaaaaagcaacTCTTCAG GCTAGGCTGCAACAATACGAGGCAACACTTAGCAGCTCCCCAAAAGATCAAACTGCTCTTGAA GCAGCTGCAGTAACCTTAGTAGAATTAGGAGAGTATACCCGGGCTGCCTCACTGCTTGAGGACTTTGTAAAG GAGAAGCCAAATGATCCTGAAGCTTTCCGTCTGCTTGGAGAAGTAAAATTTGCACTAAAGGATTATGAAGGCAGTGCTGCCGCATATAGGAGTTATGCTAAG GTGTCTGAAACTGTTGATTTCGAAGTTCTGCGTGGTCATACCAATGCATTGCTTGCTGCTAAGAAACCAGATGAG GCAGTTCAAGTCTTACTGGCTTCCCGTGAACGtctgaataaagaaaaatccaGCAATCTCAATATCAAGTCTGACAGTGGTACGAAGGAGACTGAATCACTGGAGGTGGACCCTGTTCAA GTTGAATTACTTCTTGGAAAAGCTTACTCAGATTGGGGCCATATTAGTGATGCTGTATCCGTTTATGATCAACTCATCTCCAGTCACCCTGAGGACTTCCGCGGTTACTTAGCAAAG ggaattattttgaaagaaaatggcaaCATTGGAGATGCAGAGAGGATGTTCATACAG GCACGGTTCTTTGCACCAGAGAAAGCCAAGTCATTTGTGGACCGTTACTCAAGGAAATGA
- the LOC117922158 gene encoding uncharacterized protein LOC117922158 isoform X1 produces MAVVGSGMQHIAVYGYGCGLNRKPPSLLTFRIHCSSDSKPTRGFGPQPPERDNKMSKSTTSKEGKGGVLQQRKSTSKQSGSVPTQAPGLSSRSGGKSNDAAIDLEFEERLEAVRRTALEQKKADEKKEYGAIDYDTPVESEEKTIGLGTKIGVGVAVVVFGLVFALGDFLPSGSDSPSEEATVVSKKLSEEEKATLQARLQQYEATLSSSPKDQTALEAAAVTLVELGEYTRAASLLEDFVKEKPNDPEAFRLLGEVKFALKDYEGSAAAYRSYAKVSETVDFEVLRGHTNALLAAKKPDEAVQVLLASRERLNKEKSSNLNIKSDSGTKETESLEVDPVQVELLLGKAYSDWGHISDAVSVYDQLISSHPEDFRGYLAKGIILKENGNIGDAERMFIQARFFAPEKAKSFVDRYSRK; encoded by the exons ATGGCGGTTGTAGGAAGTGGAATGCAACACATAGCCGTCTATGGCTATGGTTGTGGCCTTAATCGCAAGCCCCCTTCTCTCCTCACCTTTCGAATTCACTGCTCTTCTGATTCCAAGCCCACCCGTGGCTTTGGCCCTCAGCCTCCTGAACGGGACAACAAG ATGAGCAAATCCACCACTTCAAAGGAGGGCAAGGGTGGGGTGTTGCAACAAAG GAAATCTACATCTAAACAATCTGGCTCTGTACCGACTC AGGCACCTGGTCTAAGTTCTCGATCTGGTGGAAAATCTAATGATGCTGCCATAGATCTTGAGTTTGAAGAACGGCTGGAAGCAGTTAGAAG GACTGCGCTTGAGCAGAAAAAAGCAgatgaaaagaaagaatatgGAGCAATTGATTATGACACACCAGTTGAAtcagaagaaaaaacaattggACTTGGTACAAAG ATTGGAGTTGGAGTAGCTGTTGTGGTATTTGGATTAGTTTTTGCTCTTGGAGACTTTCTTCCCTCTGGAAG TGATAGTCCTAGTGAGGAAGCTACTGTGGTCAGTAAGAAACTgtcagaagaagaaaaagcaacTCTTCAG GCTAGGCTGCAACAATACGAGGCAACACTTAGCAGCTCCCCAAAAGATCAAACTGCTCTTGAA GCAGCTGCAGTAACCTTAGTAGAATTAGGAGAGTATACCCGGGCTGCCTCACTGCTTGAGGACTTTGTAAAG GAGAAGCCAAATGATCCTGAAGCTTTCCGTCTGCTTGGAGAAGTAAAATTTGCACTAAAGGATTATGAAGGCAGTGCTGCCGCATATAGGAGTTATGCTAAG GTGTCTGAAACTGTTGATTTCGAAGTTCTGCGTGGTCATACCAATGCATTGCTTGCTGCTAAGAAACCAGATGAG GCAGTTCAAGTCTTACTGGCTTCCCGTGAACGtctgaataaagaaaaatccaGCAATCTCAATATCAAGTCTGACAGTGGTACGAAGGAGACTGAATCACTGGAGGTGGACCCTGTTCAA GTTGAATTACTTCTTGGAAAAGCTTACTCAGATTGGGGCCATATTAGTGATGCTGTATCCGTTTATGATCAACTCATCTCCAGTCACCCTGAGGACTTCCGCGGTTACTTAGCAAAG ggaattattttgaaagaaaatggcaaCATTGGAGATGCAGAGAGGATGTTCATACAG GCACGGTTCTTTGCACCAGAGAAAGCCAAGTCATTTGTGGACCGTTACTCAAGGAAATGA
- the LOC117921938 gene encoding auxin-responsive protein SAUR50-like, whose product MATSLKINQIVRLKQVMKKWKAMSMKLRHAPSPDATDTDTDSEIDTDRGASMPRTPSGFLAVYVASERERFLVPTRYVNLPVFVTLLKRAEEEHGFKFSGGIVVPCEVGFFRKVLEFLEKDEKKFGSLELDEFLKMFSEVGFDSSCKTSSYAYNINTCHDQFTHLMHKAS is encoded by the coding sequence ATGGCAACCTCCCTGAAGATCAATCAAATTGTGAGGCTGAAACAGGTGATGAAGAAGTGGAAGGCAATGAGCATGAAGCTCAGACATGCACCCTCTCCAGATGCCACTGACACTGATACTGACAGTGAGATCGACACCGATAGGGGGGCTTCTATGCCTCGCACTCCCTCTGGCTTCCTTGCCGTCTATGTTGCATCCGAGAGGGAGAGGTTCTTGGTCCCCACTAGGTATGTGAATCTTCCAGTGTTTGTGACCCTTTTGAAGAGAGCTGAGGAGGAGCATGGATTCAAGTTCAGTGGAGGGATAGTGGTGCCTTGTGAAGTAGGGTTCTTCAGGAAAGTGCTGGAGTTCCTTGAGAAAGATGAGAAGAAGTTTGGGAGCTTGGAGCTGGATGAGTTCTTGAAGATGTTTTCCGAAGTGggttttgattcttcatgcaAGACAAGTAGCTACGCCTACAACATTAATACTTGTCATGACCAGTTCACACATCTGATGCACAAGGCCAGCTAG